Proteins found in one Streptomyces sp. NBC_00461 genomic segment:
- a CDS encoding esterase/lipase family protein — MMRRILKAAGTALAAAACLAAAVPAAAAAPPGPRPVAAEAPSALRADQADQFGYLGAVSTGLAALASLPDPDRSPAGTNDFTCKPSATHPYPVVLVHGTFTNAFASWSGLAPVLKNAGHCVFALNYGESTPHALLKATGHIPDSAKQLAAYVDKVLSATGASKVDLVGHSQGGGLTPEWYLRFENGAAKVHHLVGINPSNHGTNASGLAHLVDAGLDVAGKVGKPLGLDSPAAKEQTIGSSVLQQLYANGDTEPGVTYTTIVTRTDLVVTPYTNQFLKAGSGATVHNILLQNVCPLDLTGHAGGIYDPNVNRLVLNALDPAHAKPVRCAVMPVPL, encoded by the coding sequence ATGATGCGCCGAATCCTCAAGGCCGCAGGAACCGCCCTGGCAGCGGCGGCCTGTCTCGCCGCCGCCGTCCCCGCCGCTGCAGCCGCACCCCCCGGACCGCGGCCCGTCGCCGCCGAGGCCCCATCCGCCCTGCGCGCCGACCAGGCCGACCAGTTCGGGTACCTGGGGGCGGTCAGCACAGGTCTGGCCGCGCTCGCCTCGCTGCCCGACCCCGACCGCTCGCCCGCCGGCACCAACGACTTCACCTGCAAGCCGTCCGCGACCCACCCCTACCCGGTGGTGCTGGTCCACGGCACCTTCACGAACGCCTTCGCCAGCTGGAGCGGCCTCGCCCCGGTGTTGAAGAACGCCGGCCACTGCGTCTTCGCCCTCAACTACGGCGAGAGCACACCCCACGCCCTGTTGAAGGCGACCGGCCACATCCCCGACTCGGCCAAACAACTGGCCGCCTACGTCGACAAGGTGCTGTCCGCCACGGGCGCTTCGAAGGTCGACCTGGTCGGACACAGCCAGGGCGGCGGATTGACGCCCGAGTGGTACCTGCGCTTCGAGAACGGCGCCGCGAAGGTGCACCACCTGGTGGGCATCAACCCCAGCAATCACGGCACCAACGCATCCGGCCTGGCCCACCTGGTCGACGCGGGACTGGACGTGGCGGGGAAGGTGGGCAAGCCGCTCGGCCTGGACAGCCCCGCGGCCAAGGAGCAGACCATCGGCTCCTCGGTGCTCCAGCAGTTGTACGCCAACGGCGACACCGAGCCCGGAGTCACCTACACCACCATCGTCACCCGCACCGACCTGGTCGTGACCCCGTACACCAACCAGTTCCTGAAGGCCGGATCCGGCGCGACCGTGCACAACATCCTGCTGCAGAACGTATGTCCGCTGGACCTCACCGGTCACGCTGGTGGCATCTACGACCCGAACGTGAACCGGCTCGTCCTCAACGCCCTCGACCCGGCGCACGCCAAGCCGGTGCGCTGCGCCGTCATGCCGGTTCCGCTCTAA